From Lolium perenne isolate Kyuss_39 chromosome 5, Kyuss_2.0, whole genome shotgun sequence, a single genomic window includes:
- the LOC127298248 gene encoding ras-related protein Rab-2-B-like: MSQYAYLFKYIVVGDTGVGKSCLMLQFTDKRFQPVHDLTIGVEFAYRMVTIDHKKIKLYIWDTAGQEAFRSITRSYYRSAVAALLVYDITRRETFTQLGSWLEEVRQGADGNNNVTIMLVGNKTDISHKRVVSTEEGEQFARENGLAFMETSAKTRHNVDQAFFETSSMVYEKIREGAIDLSKVRVVLCTGAKAGDGVVVMDLYNGTMSSQVGGCCNS, encoded by the exons ATGTCGCAGTACGCTTACCTGTTCAAGTACATCGTCGTCGGCGATACAG GCGTTGGCAAGTCATGCCTCATGTTGCAGTTCACCGACAAGCGGTTCCAGCCCGTGCACGACCTGACTATCGGCGTCGAGTTTGCCTACCGGATGGTCACCATCGACCACAAGAAAATAAAGCTCTACATCTGGGACACG GCAGGTCAGGAGGCTTTCAGGTCGATCACTCGATCCTACTACAGAAGTGCTGTCGCTGCCCTTCTCGTTTATGACATCACTAG GAGGGAGACCTTCACCCAACTGGGGAGCTGGCTGGAAGAAGTGAGGCAAGGGGCCGACGGAAACAACAATGTTACGATCATGCTGGTCGGCAACAAGACAGATATATCTCACAAGAGGGTCGTCAGCACGGAGGAAGGCGAGCAGTTTGCCAGGGAGAATGGTCTCGCCTTCATGGAAACCTCTGCAAAAACCCGGCATAACGTGGATCAG GCGTTCTTTGAAACCTCGTCGATGGTGTACGAGAAAATTCGGGAAGGTGCCATCGATTTGTCCAAGGTGAGGGTTGTACTA TGTACCGGTGCCAAGGCCGGAGATGGTGTAGTAGTCATGGACCTTTACAATGGCACGATGTCATCTCAAGTCGGCGGCTGCTGCAACAGCTGA
- the LOC127304126 gene encoding uncharacterized protein: protein MTRRRLDLIRRSMRPYYNDERMSEVPSASCCWSGKQRFAAAYITVQSTALETKPAPFMSAFFSQTCILFNYDTHDDGFTGFLKLRNSSFLPATTPFANGAGHVQPNRAADPGLVYDMGTADYLRFLCALGYNSSVIGATLARPRRPRWRTSTTRQFGRMVWSDGARRHRVRIPLGARVADQHMTKSSFDHAKT, encoded by the exons ATGACCAG GCGTAGACTGGACTTGATCCGCCGCTCCATG AGACCTTACTACAACGATGAGCGCATGTCCGAGGTCCCCTCCGCCTCCTGCTGTTGGAGCGGCAAGCAAAG GTTTGCAGCAGCCTACATCACCGTGCAGAGCACTGCGCTGGAGACGAAGCCAGCGCCGTTCATGTCCGCGTTCTTCTCTCAGACCTGTATCCTCTTTAACTACGACACGCACGACGATGGCTTCACGGGCTTCCTCAAG CTCCGCAACTCCTCGTTCCTCCCCGCCACCACCCCATTCGCCAACGGCGCCGGCCATGTGCAGCCCAACCGCGCCGCTGACCCCGGCCTCGTCTACGACATGGGCACCGCGGACTACCTCCGCTTCCTCTGCGCGCTCGGGTACAACTCGTCCGTGATCGGCGCTACACTTGCCCGGCCACGCCGCCCAAGGTGGAGAACCTCAACTACCCGCCAGTTCGGGCGGATGGTGTGGTCGGACGGCGCCCGGCGCCACCGTGTCCGGATCCCGCTCGGCGCCAGGGTCGCCGATCAGCATATGACAAAGAGCTCGTTCGATCACGCAAAAACATAG